The window GGCAGCCTCGGCCAGTTTGGTACCAATTATACTTACAGCAGGCCTGGTGTGGTTACCAACCGGTATGAAAACCAAAATATTACCTGGGAGCAATCAAGGCAAACCAATTTAGGTATGGATTTAACCATTGCAAAAACCTTTACTTTAGTTGTAGACGCCTATCAAAACAAACGCGATAATATTTTAATGGTAAGGAGTACTATCCCCACCTCTATGGGTTTGCAGGCTGATATCTCATCAAATGCCGGTAAATCATCAAGCAAGGGCGTTGATATCGCTATGGATTATAAGAAAAACTTCAGCAACTCTTTTTGGGTTCAATCGCGCGGTACGCTTACTTATGCAAAAAGTAAATTGTTAAAAAACGAAGAACCTGTTTACCCTGCCAACCTGCAATATCTGAGCAAGGTAGGCAATTCATTAAGCCAGATATACGGCCTTGTAGCCGAACGCTTATTTATTGACGATGTAGATGTAGCCAACTCGCCTGTACAAAGTTTTGGCAGTTACAAAGCCGGTGATATTAAATACCGCGATATGAATGGCGATGGCAAAATATCAAGCTCGGATATAGTACCAATTGGTTATCCCCAGGTGCCTGAAATAATTTACGGTTTTGGCTTTTCTGTTGGCTACAAAAACTTTGATATCAGTGCGTTCTTCCAGGGATCGGCCAGGTCGTCGTTTGTTATCAATTCGGCAGATATCTCACCTTTTTACCTGGTAAACGGGCAGCAGTCAAACGGTCTTAACACCGGCAATCAAAGTGGCCTGCTTAGTTCAATAGCAAATGATCACTGGTCAGAAGATAGCCGTAACCCTTACGCGTTTTGGCCCCGCTTAAGCAACACCATTCAGCCCAACAATAGTCAAACGATAACATCGCCTACATCAACATGGTGGTTACGGGATGGTTCGTTTCTACGTTTAAAATCGGCCGAGATCGGTTATAACTTCACCAAAAAGCAGCTTAAAAGTATCCACTTAAACAGCGCCCGCCTTTATCTGAACGGCCTGAATTTGTTAACCGTGAGCGGCTTTAAGCTGTGGGACCCGGAAATGGGGACATCTGGCCTGGGATACCCAATTCAAAAGGTGTTTAATTTAGGCTTAAGGGTAGAATTTTAAAAGCTTTCAAATCAATTATATGAAAAGTAATTTTATACAAAAAATTAAGCATACAGTATTAAGCCCCGCACCTAAAGGGTACATCGCCCTGCTATCGGTGGCTTTAATGATAATTTTGCCTGTATCATCCTGCAAAAAATCATTCCTGGATGTTGTTCCTGATAACGTATCAACAATAGCCAACGCTTTTGTTTCAAAAACCGAGGCGGAAAAATACCTGTTTACCTGTTACTCATACCTGCCTACAGAAACCGACCCTACCTATAACGTAGGCCTTACTGCCGGCGATGAGGTTTGGGTAGAAGACCCGGCCGGACACATCCGCCCGACAAACGTACTGCAGTTGCCGCGAGGCTTCCAAAACTCATCAGATCCTATTGCCAATTATATGAACGGCACCCGCGACGCAGCCGCAAACTACAAGGCCATACGCGATTGCAACGTTTTTATTGAAAACGTAAGTGATGTAACAAAAGTGCGCGACCTGGATATTGACACCCGCGAACGCTGGATTGCCGAAGCCCAGTTTCTGAAAGCGTTTTATCATTTCCAGTTGTTCAGGGCTTATGGTCCTATCCCTATTATCGACAAAAACCTGCCTATTGATGCATCGATAGATGATGTAAGGGTAAAACGCCGCCCGGTTGACGAAGTTGTAAATTATATAGCCGGTTTATATGACCTGGCCGCAGCCAAATTGCCCCTAAGCATCAGGAACGAAGGCAGCGAACTGGGCCGTGTTACCAAAGGAGCAGCGCTGAGCATGAAAGCAAAGTTGCTGGTTACTGCTGCAAGCCCGCTGTTTAATGGTAATCCCGATTACAATTCGTTCAAGAATAAAGATGGCGAGCAGCTATTTAACCCTACCTACAGTGCCCAAAAATGGCAGCTGGCAGCTGATGCGAGTAAAGCGGCAATTGATTTTTGCGAAGCTCAAAACATACAGTTATATACTTTCCCGGCGCCAACTACCCCGCTTAGCCAAACAACCATGACGCAAATGAGCATCAGGAATGCCATGAGCGAAAAATGGAATGATGAGCTGATATGGGGCTTAACAGCAAATAACAACATCGGCTATAATTCATTCTTCCAGTCGATGTGTGCTGGTCAGTATGATTTTAATAATGCTGATGCTGCAAAATCGGCAAACCGCCCGTTAATGGGGCCTACTATAAAAATGGCCAAAATGTTTTATACTAAAAACGGGGTGCCTATTAATGAAGATAAAACGCTTGATTTTACCAATATAGCGCAACTGCGTGTGGGCACTCATGATGAGCGGTTTAACATCAAAGAAGGCGAAACCACGGCCCGGTTGAATTTTGACCGCGAGCCACGTTATTATGCCGACCTTGGATTTGACCGTGGTGTATGGTATATGGCCAACAGCCCTACCAAAACCGACGAAAATACCTGGTGGATGAAAGCACGCGGTGCCGAAGTAGGCCAGTCGTCGCCAATACCCATTGCAGGGTTTTACATGAAAAAGGCGCTTAACTGGCACTATGAGTGGGCCACAGTTACCTACATCAATTACCCATGGCCCGAAATGCGCCTTTCTGATTTGTATTTGCTGTATGCCGAAGCGCTGAACGAAGCGCAGGGGCCTGTTGCCGATGTATACACTTACATTAACCGAATAAGGGCGAGGGCCGGTTTGCCTACCGTTCAGGATTCATGGTCAAACTATAGCATTAATCCAACCAAGTACACTACCAAAGATGGTATGCGGTCAATCATTCAGCGCGAACGCGCCGTTGAACTTTGTTTTGAAGGGCACCGCTTTTGGGACCTTCTGCGCTGGAAAACCGCGGGTGTCGAGCTTAATGGCAACGTAACAGGATGGTCGATAAGCGAAAATTCGCCCGAATTGTATTACCGCGAAAGATCTATCTATTCAAGGCATTTTGTGATCCCGCGTGATTATTTATGGCCAATACAGGAAAGCGACCTGCTGGTTAATCAAAACCTGGTGCAAAACCCTAACTGGTAAATGTATAGCAATAATATGTTTAACAATAAAAACATTAAAATGGAAACAATGAAATTACGGGTTGCCTTTTACGTGGGCCTATTAGCAATAATAGTAACCGGCTGTAAGCAGGAAACCCTCAATAAACCCACAGTAACCAACAACAACGCCCCCGGCGTAGTTAGCAACGTACAGGTACAAAACCAAAACGGCGAAGCCAGTTTAACCTATACGCTGCCCACCGATGCCGATCTTTTTTACGTAAAGGCAGTTTATGAAACCTCGCCGGGTAAAACACGCGAAGTAATTGCATCGCACTATACAAACACGTTAACTGTGGATGGCTTTGGCGATACCCTGGCACACGTAGTAAAACTATATGCCGTAAACTCAAGCGAAAAGGCCTCGGCACCAGTTACTGTTACCGTAAACCCATTAACCCCGCCATTCATACTTGCGTTCCGGTCGCTTAAGGTTACGGCCACTTTTGGTGGTTTTAACGTAACGTGCGATAACCCTAATAAAGACAACCTTGCTATTGTACCTATGGTTGATACGGCCAATAACAACCAATTTGTGCAGCCTACCGGAATGGATAATATTTACAGTAACAGTGTTTTAATTAAGGCGGCTGTAAGAGGCCAGCCCGCTGTTGAACGGAAGTACGCTTTTTTTGTAAGAGATAGATTTTTAAATCGTTCCGATACCCTATTTCTAAAACTTACTCCGTTTTACGAAGAGCAATTTTCAAAATCCGATTGGTCGCCTTATGTGTTGCCCGGTGATGCCACCAACCTGTATTCATATACCGACCTTACCAAAATTTGGGATGGCAACTTTACAGGCGGCTGGCCAAATTGCTTATTTACTGTTGAAAGCGCAGGCAGCCCGCAAATGGTAACGTTTGATTTAGGTAAGCAACGGATATTGAGCCGCTTTATCATGAACCCGTTCTTGGAGATTGGTAATGTATACTACGTAAGGGGTAACTTAAAAGATTTTGAAATATGGGGATCAAACGCGCCTAATGTAAACGGTGCCTTAGATGGTTCATGGACCAAACTGCTAACCTGTAATATTATAAAACCATCCGGATCGCCATCGGGTACAGAAACAGCTGCCGATTACAAATACGCGCATGATGGCTGGGGTTTTGATTTCCCGGCAGGGATAAGCGCTTACCGGTATATCAGGATCAGGAGCTTGCACAACTGGACAGGATCATACTTTATGAGTATCAGCGAATTTACCCTATTTGGAAAGTAGTAAATGTTTGCAAACATTTTTTCAATTAAATTTTGATTATGAAACATTATAAAATAGCATCATACTTCCTTTTAGTGTTAGCGGCATTTGTTATGGGCGCCTGCACTAAAATGGATGATTACAAAAACAAATACGAGCCCAACGGCCCGATCATATACCCGGGCAAGCTCGACTCGGTACAGGTTTTCTCGGGTAAAAACCGGGTATTATTAACCGGGCTTTTTACATCCGATCCAAAAATTGTTAAGTACACCGTATATTGGAACAGCAAACAGGATTCGATAGTTACACCGGTAACCCGTACATCGGGCGTTGATACGGCAAGGCTATATATCCCCGGTTTACCCGAAGGTGTTATGACCTTCGAGGTCCGTACGTATGATAACGCCGGGCATATATCTATCCCGGTTACCTTAGCCGGCAATGTATATGGCAGCCTGTACCAAAGCTCGCTTATTAACCGTGGTATAGCCAAAGCCGAATTACAAACAGATGGATCGGCTTTAATTAACTGGGCCGATGTTAATGCCGATGACGGTTTAATTTCCATGGAGATTAAGTATACCGACGCAGCCAACAAGCAGCATGATACCTTAATAACATCGGTACCAACAGGCTTAAGCACATCCCTGCCTAAATTTAAAGCAGGTAGCTCTATCAGTTATCGTACAGCTTTTAAACCTAATAAAACGGCCATTGATACCTTTTATGTAGATTACCAAACCCACAGCGTAAAAGCCGAGGTAACCAGCATATATTTATCAAATACATCAAGCTCTTTTCAAAGAGCCACCTTTGATGGAAGATGGGGAACACTTGCGGCACCATGGATTACCAATGCAGCCGCCAAAAATAAAGACAATGGCGTTAACGGCGGCTATAGCTCAGATGCAGGCGGTGTTATTAACTGGGAAACCTGGAATAATACGCCTGTTGTAAACGGCATCATTTATCAGCCTACATCTTCGGCGTTGCCCGCTGGCGATTACATTGTTACATTTGATGCCTATTCAGAAGTCCAATCCAATTCTTCTGTTTATTGTATAGCCGCTGCAGGCGGAAATGGACTCCCGGTACTTGCCAACCTTTCTACGGCCTTAGGGTATGTTGGCATGTACAATAGCGCCAACGTAGGCGGAACGAGCCCAAATTCAAGGGAAGTAAGAAGCTTTACGTTTACCCTTACTACCCCGCAGGTGGTATCTATCGGGTTTTTAGGAAACATTGTTGGCAATGGCAACCCAGGCAGCTATTTCCAGGTGTTTTACATCAAACTATACAAAAACTAAGCTCCCTTGTTCCTCCTAATAAAAAGCCGTCTCATAAGTAATTATGGGGCGGCTTCTTTTTTTCAAAACGCCGTCTCAGCTGGAAAAACAGTGATGACATGGTTGTTATGAGCATCTTTCGGATATCCATTAAATTGACGGCTTGCGGAAAACGCCCTTTCCCGTAGTAAAATAGGAAAACAAACTTGTGTTGATCCAGTGGGTCCAGCCGGGTGCGCAATCCTTGTAGCACTCCATTTCTGGCGTAAGGCCTTCATGCGTAAAATTCAGCTCTGTTAGGCCATTATTCTCCGTTACATCAAAAATCAACCGGGTGTTGGCCCACTCCTTTTTGTCGGCATACCAGGGCATATAGCAATCTGTAATTAACCAAACAACTCTTTTACCCGGAATTAATTCACTTACGGTAAAGTTGAAGAAAGAATCGCCCCCCATCTTTATTATAAACTGGTCGTTTTGCTTTTCGGCGCTTCCGGTAAAGGTTACTCCCCACCACTCCACCACATTGCTTATTTTTTTGATCGCCTCGCCTGCGCTGATTTTTGCCGAAATACTGCTGTTGAAATCCTTCGTTTCCATTTCATTTATTTTTAAACAAAGATGAGACGCCGGGCGCTTTAAGTATTGTACAAATCGGAAGTCAGCTGGTATAATGTTTGGTAGCAAGTTCGTTCATGCTGTTCTGAAGGTCGGTCGGCGTGGTTCCGGTAAACCTTTTAAAAGCCCTGATAAAATGGGATTGGTCGTGGTAATAATGGTAAATCTGCTCTTTCAGGCTTTGATGGCTGGTGCCGGCAGAAAACGCCTGGTAAAATTGTTTAAACCGCACTATTTCGGAAAGGTTTTTAGGCCCGGTGCCCAGGTGGTCCGAAAATTTATTATGAAGCCATCGCGAACTGTAACCGGTTTCCTTTTCAAGCTGCGCCACACTTACCAGGCCTTTGGAGCCCGATATGCGTTTGATGCAATAATCATATATTGGGTCTGGTGCTGATTTTTCCAGCTGTTTGATCAGGAAACTCTGCAAAAGCTGCAATTTTTGGTTTAAAGCGCTTGAATCGGTAAGCTGCGATTTAAGCTCTGCTACGCTGTTACCCACCAGGTCGGCCAGGTCAGCAATTTGATTTTTAACCTCGGTGTACGATAAATGAAATAACCGATAGGCGCCAAGCGGATTAAATTCGATAACTATTGTACCTGTTTGTGCATCGTCCTGCGGATTAAGGTTGACCGGAGTATCAACCAGGCCTGTTAATGTTAACTGATTTTCGCTTTGAACAAATGCTTTGCCGGCAATATTAGCCACCAGCCCGTTACGGTAGCTAAGCGCCAATTTAAAATTTGCATTCGGGACAATCAGTTTTCTATCCATATCCGGAAGCCGGCCGCTGCTTTCAAACACCCACATTTTTGCAACGTATGGGCTTAGTAAAGGATGTGGCGTTACCGGAACAAACTGAAAGTGTGCCATTTGTGTACCCGTTAAAAGTATTACATTAATTAAAGATAATGCTAAAAATCACATTATTAGGTACAGCGTTTTAAACCAGGCTATAAACTATTGCAATACCCAACTACAATTCACGCACCGCAGGCAAAGGCCACAGCAATTTTATTCCGACGAAAAATCATCTATCATGTTAAATGTCGGCACAAAATACAAACTACCTGTTTTAGGGGTACTGAAATCTAATATCCTGTCGTAGTTTCCAACAGGCAAGCCAATAAACATGTTATTCAGCATTTTTTGAACGGTGCTGAATGTGCTTGCATAGGCTATAAAATAAGTGCCCATTTCATTGGCCGACATATTGCCAAAAGGCATATTATCACGAACAATTTTCAGTTCATCGCCAACATTGGCCAAAGCTA is drawn from Mucilaginibacter ginsenosidivorax and contains these coding sequences:
- a CDS encoding DUF5000 domain-containing lipoprotein, with translation METMKLRVAFYVGLLAIIVTGCKQETLNKPTVTNNNAPGVVSNVQVQNQNGEASLTYTLPTDADLFYVKAVYETSPGKTREVIASHYTNTLTVDGFGDTLAHVVKLYAVNSSEKASAPVTVTVNPLTPPFILAFRSLKVTATFGGFNVTCDNPNKDNLAIVPMVDTANNNQFVQPTGMDNIYSNSVLIKAAVRGQPAVERKYAFFVRDRFLNRSDTLFLKLTPFYEEQFSKSDWSPYVLPGDATNLYSYTDLTKIWDGNFTGGWPNCLFTVESAGSPQMVTFDLGKQRILSRFIMNPFLEIGNVYYVRGNLKDFEIWGSNAPNVNGALDGSWTKLLTCNIIKPSGSPSGTETAADYKYAHDGWGFDFPAGISAYRYIRIRSLHNWTGSYFMSISEFTLFGK
- a CDS encoding RagB/SusD family nutrient uptake outer membrane protein, encoding MKSNFIQKIKHTVLSPAPKGYIALLSVALMIILPVSSCKKSFLDVVPDNVSTIANAFVSKTEAEKYLFTCYSYLPTETDPTYNVGLTAGDEVWVEDPAGHIRPTNVLQLPRGFQNSSDPIANYMNGTRDAAANYKAIRDCNVFIENVSDVTKVRDLDIDTRERWIAEAQFLKAFYHFQLFRAYGPIPIIDKNLPIDASIDDVRVKRRPVDEVVNYIAGLYDLAAAKLPLSIRNEGSELGRVTKGAALSMKAKLLVTAASPLFNGNPDYNSFKNKDGEQLFNPTYSAQKWQLAADASKAAIDFCEAQNIQLYTFPAPTTPLSQTTMTQMSIRNAMSEKWNDELIWGLTANNNIGYNSFFQSMCAGQYDFNNADAAKSANRPLMGPTIKMAKMFYTKNGVPINEDKTLDFTNIAQLRVGTHDERFNIKEGETTARLNFDREPRYYADLGFDRGVWYMANSPTKTDENTWWMKARGAEVGQSSPIPIAGFYMKKALNWHYEWATVTYINYPWPEMRLSDLYLLYAEALNEAQGPVADVYTYINRIRARAGLPTVQDSWSNYSINPTKYTTKDGMRSIIQRERAVELCFEGHRFWDLLRWKTAGVELNGNVTGWSISENSPELYYRERSIYSRHFVIPRDYLWPIQESDLLVNQNLVQNPNW
- a CDS encoding SRPBCC family protein translates to METKDFNSSISAKISAGEAIKKISNVVEWWGVTFTGSAEKQNDQFIIKMGGDSFFNFTVSELIPGKRVVWLITDCYMPWYADKKEWANTRLIFDVTENNGLTELNFTHEGLTPEMECYKDCAPGWTHWINTSLFSYFTTGKGVFRKPSI
- a CDS encoding helix-turn-helix domain-containing protein, producing MAHFQFVPVTPHPLLSPYVAKMWVFESSGRLPDMDRKLIVPNANFKLALSYRNGLVANIAGKAFVQSENQLTLTGLVDTPVNLNPQDDAQTGTIVIEFNPLGAYRLFHLSYTEVKNQIADLADLVGNSVAELKSQLTDSSALNQKLQLLQSFLIKQLEKSAPDPIYDYCIKRISGSKGLVSVAQLEKETGYSSRWLHNKFSDHLGTGPKNLSEIVRFKQFYQAFSAGTSHQSLKEQIYHYYHDQSHFIRAFKRFTGTTPTDLQNSMNELATKHYTS
- a CDS encoding DUF4998 domain-containing protein, giving the protein MKHYKIASYFLLVLAAFVMGACTKMDDYKNKYEPNGPIIYPGKLDSVQVFSGKNRVLLTGLFTSDPKIVKYTVYWNSKQDSIVTPVTRTSGVDTARLYIPGLPEGVMTFEVRTYDNAGHISIPVTLAGNVYGSLYQSSLINRGIAKAELQTDGSALINWADVNADDGLISMEIKYTDAANKQHDTLITSVPTGLSTSLPKFKAGSSISYRTAFKPNKTAIDTFYVDYQTHSVKAEVTSIYLSNTSSSFQRATFDGRWGTLAAPWITNAAAKNKDNGVNGGYSSDAGGVINWETWNNTPVVNGIIYQPTSSALPAGDYIVTFDAYSEVQSNSSVYCIAAAGGNGLPVLANLSTALGYVGMYNSANVGGTSPNSREVRSFTFTLTTPQVVSIGFLGNIVGNGNPGSYFQVFYIKLYKN